In Mycteria americana isolate JAX WOST 10 ecotype Jacksonville Zoo and Gardens chromosome 29, USCA_MyAme_1.0, whole genome shotgun sequence, one genomic interval encodes:
- the ABCF1 gene encoding ATP-binding cassette sub-family F member 1 — protein sequence MTATPPPARPQRGLARQPRPQAAVPLCPHPGASPHNRGVPSTCPPHPATSPCPPPFPSYLQTWKKTLLVVSHDQGFLDDVCTDIIHLDAQRLFYYRGNYMTFKKMYQQKQKELLKQFEKQEKKLRDLKAGGKSTKQAEKQTKEALTRKQQKCRRRTAAEEAAEAPELLKRPREYTVRFTFPNPPPLSPPILGLHGVDFGYEGQELLFRNLDFGIDMESRVCIVGPNGVGKSTLLQLLTGRLTPIRGQMRRNHRLKVGFFNQQAAEQLRLEETAAEYLQRSFNLPHQDARKCLGRFGLEGHAHTLQIAKLSGGQKARVVFAELACREPDVLILDEPTNNLDIESIDALADAINDYRGAVIVVSHDARLITETGCQLWVVEERGLSQIDGDFEDYKREVLEALGEVVINRPRE from the exons ATGACGGCCACGCCCCCTCCGG CGCGTCCCCAGCGCGGGCTGGCCCGCCAGCCTCGTCCCCAAGCCGCCGTTCCCCTctgtccccaccccggggctTCCCCCCACAACCGGGGTGTCCCCTCaacgtgtcccccccaccccgcgacgtccccgtgtccccccccctttcccagcTACCTGCAGACCTGGAAGAAGACGCTGCTGGTGGTGTCCCACGACCAAGGTTTCCTCGATGACGTCTGCACTGACATCATCCACCTCGACGCTCAGCGGCTCTTCTATTACCGCGGCAATTAca TGACCTTCAAGAAGATGTaccagcagaagcagaaggagctgctcaAGCAGTTCGAGAAGCAGGAGAAGAAGCTCCGCGACCTCAAGGCCGGCGGCAAATCCACCAAGCAGGCG GAGAAGCAGACGAAGGAGGCGCTGACGCGGAAGCAGCAGAAGTGCCGGCGGCGGACGGCGGCGGAGGAAGCGGCCGAGGCCCCGGAGCTGCTGAAGCGCCCGCGGGAATACACCGTGCGCTTCACCTTCCCCAACCcgccccccctcagcccccccatcCTCGGCCTCCACG gcgtCGACTTTGGCTAcgaggggcaggagctgctcttcCGCAACCTCGACTTCGGCATCGACATGGAGTCGCGGG tttgcATCGTGGGCCCCAACGGCGTGGGGAAGAGcacgctgctgcagctcctcaccGGGCGGCTGACGCCg ATACGGGGGCAGATGCGCAGGAACCACCGGCTG aaAGTGGGCTTCTTCAACCAGCAAGCGGCCGAGCAGCTGCGGCTGGAGGAGACGGCGGCCGAGTACCTGCAGCGCAGCTTCAACCTGCCCCACCAGGACGCCCGCAAGTGCCTGGGCCGCTTCGGGCTGGAGGGACACGCCCACACCCTGCAGATCGCCAAGCTCTCCG GGGGGCAGAAGGCCCGGGTGGTGTTTGCCGAGCTGGCCTGCCGCGAGCCCGACGTCCTCATCCTG gacGAACCCACCAACAACCTGGACATCGAATCCATCGACGCTTTGGCCGACGCCATCAACGACTACCGGGGAG CCGTCATCGTGGTGAGCCACGACGCCCGCCTCATCACGGAGACGGGCTGCCAGCTGTGGGTGGTGGAGGAGCGGGGCCTCAGCCAGATCGACGGCGACTTCGAGGATTACAAGCGGGAGGTGCTGGAGGCGCTGGGGGAGGTGGTCATCAACCGCCCCCGCGAGTga